The genomic region AGCCGAGATCCAGCGTAGGTGGTCGACATGTTGGAATACACTGAAACCCTTCATGAAGCTCTTGCACTATTTTATAGGGGTCAAGGCTTACATATTAACATATAATTTCGGTAAAACTCCAAAAACTTTATTGTTTTTaacaaatgaagattttattagCAAGATTTAATCTCATTCAAACCTAATATGTTTTGCTATTTTGTAAAGAACTGTATATTTGTACACGATTAAAATATTGACACCCCTAAATTAAATGGACTCAGCGAACTTAACTCTCGCACCCATATTCTTATCAATGTAGTAAATACTAGGACTAAATGTAGAATATAGTAAAAGCCTTGATTATCAGGTCATAAACTTTATCAACAGTTAACAGAGATAACAAGACATAATTGCGAAAACTGGGGTTGGGATTATTATTCTAGAATAATACTTTCTTGGTGGTGTCATTTAGAGAGTAAAGAAAATGTCGACGGTGAAACACACATCGGGATTTTATGCCGGATCCCGGGTTTTGGAGCCCCTTGGAGAATTCACGGGACTCCCGATTGACCAGGTAAATATGCCAAAACATCAGCCGAATTCCACTCTTTCAGTTGCATCAATATTTCCATGTTTCTACTTTCCGATCATATTGTTTTCATCCAAAGTCTGGAGGTCACCTCCATGTCTGAAGACGTCGAAATCTGGCTTCACCAGCTGCAGCTgtgtgcatttgtgtacatttcactGTGCTTTGTTTGAAAGTGACTGAATGGATGCTGGCTTTTCTCAGTGTGTGATGAATAGATGGATCCATTGTTTCTCCTCATGGCTGGTGAAGAGTTTTTTGGCATTGTGAAGATAGTTTGGCTGGATGTATTACAATGATCAATACAGAGCTGTCAGTGTCAGATTTGACAACTTTTGACAGCTGTCAAATATATCATATCAATTTGATTGACCTCTCTCTGAACTCAACTGATTGAACTGACGAAATAAGTGCCACTGTTCAATAGATTTATAactgaatgcgatcaaactacgtcagttcagatcgggattgtaaatttaaaccGCAGATAAGTTACAGGTAAGGTTTGAATGGGACCCTATATATAATAGTATTTAAACCGGCTATCCATTGTTGTTGAGGGTACATAAGTCATAACGACCTCAATTCCTTGTGTCAAGATGTTTGTGGTACCATCCTTATAATACTATTAATAGAGTCATATGGTACTTGTGAACTGGGTGAAGTCCAGTCTGCCAAGTGTTTACAAAAGATGTGATGAGCTGATTAAATCCCATCAAATACGGAAGTGATCTATAAAAGATTTTAAGAAGGCTTAGAATATCTAttgttcaatattttcattgttCAAATGAGGTCATGATAAActtgtcaagatttttttcataatgaGCTCTACCAGACTCCatcaaggacagtatttgtcagccccaagggtgtccctaatagagaggttgtactgagAGGTTGGTCAGTTTGGGAGCAAATAATTCAGTGCCTGGAGAGAGTGACTAACAAAATGACTCGCTCCGAGATAGTTCAAATGGCACGGCAGCAACCATAACCATGTACACAACACTTTGGGGAATTTTGCCAAAATGATCCTGTTACAATTCGGTCAACCATTAATTTGTGGCCAAAGTGTTTAGAGCTTTCAGTAATTGCTGTGTTTTTGTTCCAGAGAGCAAATTGTAGGACTCcaattcataattcatgtaATTGATGTACGAATAGAGTGTCAATCATGTCAATTACTGATCTGAGCAATTTGTTGCTAAGTTTTGATAGTGTTGGTTACTAAGGTGAGCGACAATAACAGAACAGCAGAGACTACCCAAGTCTACCCAACCCAACAAAGACCTGGCAAAATCAGAAGAAGGTTGTTTCAGTGATTTTTGGCTAAAAagatttgaaataaacttgTCATGATTTTGGTAGTTTTTATCGAAAATGGTAGCCTTTCAAGAAAGAATCTCAaagaaaattgaatgaaaaatgttcttTCCTAATCCATGGTCAATTGCATATTTTGGGAAAATGAGGCTCCTAGAGACATGTTCATGTTGTACAtcataacaatacatgtaccagtaggcTGTTGCATTTGAAGTGGAACTCTCAAATTGTCCAACAAAATTGGCTTCTCCTTTTGCCACCACCCAGCCACAACCCAACCAATTCAACCTTGTCTGCCTGTCTGAGGCAataatggtcatgatgtcattATGAATGGATTTACAGCGAGAGTTGTTTTTTTATATTGATCGGGATGCATAAGTGGTTGTGTTGCCTGGACACGGATATTGCTTGGCCGACTTCACTGATCCTGTTGATTTTAGAAATAAGAATAAGAATTAAGGGATGCAAGGCTTTATTGTATGTAAGGTGAAGAAATATTGAAAAGTGGACGACATTGGCCGAGATGCTGGTCAAAGTACAAATGAGCTGTTGTTGGAAACCAAAATTGCCGTTAGTCATTTCCTTATGGATTTGTGTCAGAGGCTGACTGGCATCCATCAGCGACTGGTACTAGTGTGTCCATCAGCGTGTAGTCTGAAGCCAGATTGATACATAAATTGCGGATGATGCAATCTTTATTTAGACCACTCAGTAAGAGCAGGAAAGATATTGAGTAGTTTAtacattttctaaaaaaactTTTATGTCTTGTCTCTTCTCTTTTCAGATTAACTTCATAACATGCCAGTTCCTTGCCCTTTCTATAACATACCCATTCCGGGTATGGCTTCACCCCTCAAATACGGGAACGGCAGTCCGCCATCTTTTCGAATTGGGCCTTGGTATTGCCATGACTGCGTTCTGCTTTGGACAGTAAGTAAACACATCGCATTCAGGCGACAGGTGGACGACAAATTGTATTGGACAACACTTCAATCCTATCTTAATGTTCTTTTTACAGACAAATGCTCCACCTGTTGGCCCAGAGTACCCTCTGTTTCCTCATCATGTATAGCCTACCGATCGAGTATATGCACATAGTGACGTTCATAGCCGCCATGTCTTACCTCGCTATCACGCATATATACAGACAAATATATGATTATGGTGGATATACTCTAGACATCACAGGGTAAGTAATTTTTATAACCTTTGTgacaaatgatgaaaatttcggtcttttaagtttttgttcaaaatagtttgtgtgtgtgtgtgtgggggggggggggggagtgatAGTTTTGGACAGAGTAGTGGCATTGTGTCATGTTGCTGATTTATATACAGTCCAACCTACCcctctttataaaggacaccctcgggactgatgaatgctgcccttaatagagaatTGTCCTGTTCAGAGAGGATtctaatggaaacaaccaattttggaccaaaacaagtATCCTTCAGAGAAAtggtgtacttaatagagaggtgtcagcaaATGGAGGTTATACTGTGTATCTTAAAGGAATTGATAGTGTAAGAGCCTACCTTACTCTGGCTCCAGACATGCTTCAGTTGGACATGCTATGTTTTTGGGTGGTAATAAGTGTATCCTCAGCTACTACATGTGCCCAAATGCACAGAGTGAAGGCAGCTCACCAATACTAACTAGGTGTCAAATGCCAATGTCCATTGTTTACTTATAATGACACTACTAAAGGCTAGTTATTGGGTTATGTAATGAGCTTACTGACCCTGGTCAGTTTCAACAGTGAGTTGTACTTACAATGTCAATGGGGCTCACAAAAGGGGTTTGCCCAATCCTTCAATAGCCAACTGGGCTGATTGGTTGTCTTATGAAATGCATGGGTGATCAGTTCAGAGTGGGCTGAATGCATGAGCGAAATCCTGTAcgaataaaataaaatgttgtctttgattggagacCAATTACTAATAATATTGCGCCCCCAGGCACAACCTTTACCCCCAGTCCCACGCGATCACAGTGAAATTGGCATCATTTCTGCAGAGAAAAATAACATCAGGTTCACCATCTTCAACTTGCTCAGACTCGACAGAATCTCTTCACACTGATCAAATGTACTTCCTCCTTGGAACTCATGACCCAAGTCATGCTCTCCGCTCCTCCCGCTATCTCCATGCAGACTGGGCGACCTAATCCTCCGAATTATTAATCGCTCAGGCATGCCTTCGTAACTAATGGCAACTACTAACTGTCGTAAATGGAGAAGTCATGGACTTGGGATGCGGTGCGGTAGACTGGTACTCTCCTTTCAATCTGTGCTGGAGGTGCCTGCTTGGAGACGTTAGTCTGCTTCCTTGGGAAGGTATTCGAATGCCTGGGAAGTTACTGCCAAATCTGCCCTCAGGAGGCATCAAAACATCAAACATCTGCTGTATGAAAACATTTAGTCCATTTTCCCCACAACTTCAGTTCCATGGACAGATGTTAACATCTGGCAAAGAACAAGCTCACACAACACAACCTTATTCCACATATACCCATTACTATTGGACCATGCATTATCTTCTGTTGGTACTCAATATTGACTAGAACTTGTGAAGGACTTACAGGAAAGATATCTGCCAAATGTCTATTCACACAGGTTACAGAATGACCAAGTTGCATAATTGAACCTTTGCCAAATATGGTCAGTTGTGTCAATAGTGATTCACATAGCGGTATACATTGCATCATTAGCATATTATTCTCAATGGTATAAGAGGTACTTTTATGTCTCTTGGCGGACGATACATAGTGACCCGTCCAAAACATACGACCCATACGAACGACTCGTATCAATTTCAGTAATTACATGTGCAGTGAATGCTAATTGTGTTGTCCGTAAGCTAACCCGCGGTTGATGATGTTTAAATGTGATTTAGGGAAGAACTGCACGATGATGATCAATGGCATGCAAGGAATGAGTCCATAGAGAGTCGATGAACAAACTCCGCCATGTTTGTCTGTTTTTCATATGGTTCTGGTCAAATTACTCAAGTTGAACCCAGGAATGCTACCAGATCACATTTGCCATAAGATAGTGGTGGTTCTCCTTAGGGTAGGCTTAACAATGCTCTTTGACAgagtcaactatgacaccggctgcccagggctgtgtgacATTGCTATTtctgatcacactattacagttaaGTGACAACAGGTCAGTCAAGTACCTTCAGCCAGATCTATCTGAGAATCACTTGTAAAAAATGCCCTACTGTAACATACAATTCTACCTCCCAATCGAGGCAGGGCTCGATCAGCCTTGCGTTTCTGCCTTCGAATGTCTTGATTATTTGAATAATGACACCTCGAGGCTTTCCTCCGGGCGGTGAGTTACACAATTAGTGATTCATTTCATGATTGTGCACACCTTCGACGACGTGACGTTGATCAGTGAGCTAGATCCTTGCTCAAAAGTTATACGTTTCCTAATAGCATGTATGCAGACTGTCCTTCAAAGAAGAGTTAAAAATGGATCTGTTTCTAATTGGCTAGCCTAACGTTTCATGCTTGTCACAAAATCAATGAAGACGAAATTTGAATACTGCATGGTGCACAATTTCATTAAAGATTACCCAAGAATAAAGAAATCAATTTCGTGTGGCCTTTTACACTACaatctgatatattgttgacTATTGTTGCCAACGTGCGTGTCTGGTATCATTTCCGATACACGGCAAAAGTATATCATTTTTCTTGTTCTAAGTGGTATATTTCTGTGCAGATTTATTCAAAACGTTCATGGCAGAATATTAGTAAAACATTATTTTCTGTTGGAGCGTTTAGGATTTGTGTTCGAGGGAGTAATCATAGCGATGCCCAGAGGTTTACCAGTGCTCTGTGCAAAATGACTATTACTTCTTTCGTTTTTCAGACCACTGATGATCATGACACAAAAGCTAACAAGTTTAGCGTTTAGTTATCACGATGGTGCCGTCAAGAAATTAGATAGTTTATCAAAggatcaacaacaacaaatgatAAAGTGAGTGCGTTATCATCGAGGAGAGTTTAATGTTTTGCGCCAAGATGAAATGGAATCCATCCTGGTTTGTTGCTTATCGTTTCGTGTAAAATGAGAACTCCACATCCGTTGATGTCAGTCTGTGTCCACACAGTGGGTCacatgcagatgacgtcatggttgacgtcatcacactttGACAAAATGAGCCACATCAGTCAATGTTAAAATATGACATCCAAAATGgatgtttttttaatgatgaTATCAACTGCTGCCTCCTATTGGTCATTCTGacattgttttcttctttctttccaGAAAATTACCAACCACTTTAGAGTTTTACAGTTATATGTTTTACTTCCATGGTATAATGTGTGGCCCGCTGAGCTTCTTCAACGATTATATCGCATTTGTAAATGGCACCAATTTCACATCACCAATTAAAGATAAATATGCTATTCAGGAGAATGGACACTGTAATGAACCAATCAAAAGGATGCTTGTACCATCGGTGAGTATGTTGCTATGGGAACCATAATGGTTGCTATGGATACTGTAGAGGTTACTACGATGACCAGTTTGGTTTCTATGGAGACAATACTGATGGTTGTGGTGCCTGGAGATGTTGCTGCGGTTACCATAGAGGTTGCCATGTTTACCAACGTGGTTGCTATGGTCAACAGAGTGACTGACATGGTGACCAGAAAAGAGGTTGCTATGGTGACAATTCTGAAAAATTGTGTTTCCCAACTTTCTTGGGCCTTCTCTTATTGTATCACTGTTCTGTTCTGCAACCTCTGAAAAGTGCCACCTATTGTTATCTGCAGGAGGTAGAGAAAGAGGAACGTCGCATAATAAGGGTAAATATAAAATAATTAAATGATTAATTCATGAtatgaatgtttttttcatttcatttgttttatttcaataaGTTAATCTTGATTCTTTAAGCTTTAGATTTGACTTGATTTACGTTCATAAATGTCTTGTCTTCTGCTTGAATTTGATTGGCTGCTGTAATTATTCGAAAGCTGCTAGCGCTTGTCTTGGTCTGTGCGACAACGTCTGCTTTAGAACGTTTGTttccttttgaacattttctgtttAAAGTCTGTTTAGTTCTAAGAGTCTGTATTGTGGCATGCTCTGTATGATAGataagatacagtagaacctccctttagcggacacctctgttagcagacCACCCTCTATATCAGGGACActgcttttggtcccaaattggttgtttccattcaatttcatctctgtaatcaggacacctctcaattaagcaCAGCTGTTGTCTGTACTAAGGGTGTCTgtactagagaggttctactgtagttgcaCCCATACTCAGATTTCAGCAGCATCATTCTCCTTCGTGATATTATTCTCGTGGGAGTCCCGGAGGGGGTTAGGGATCTTACATTGGTGTTGGAATACAAGTCCCGTAATCAGTCGCCAATTCCCCATATTCAGGGTACGCCTAATTGGACCCAGCTTCTATCTGAATAGTGGCTAATTGGTCATCTTCTAGAAATTAGTGATTGCATCACTCTAACGACGTAGGTGATGAGTTGGCCTCTTGGCCTTAAAGGGGGTGTGCACTCctgaaaaattgagaaaaacctTTAGAAATCAATATGATTACCAAAGAAGTAAAGTTGAGGAAAGCTCAGACCAGAATTGTGCCTTTCAGTGGCAGTATTTTGTGTTTGGTGTGAAACTTCTGTACGAGATGTATAACCCTGGTAAGGTACCCAGCCCACTTTTTGTGCATTGCATGTTGTTCTGTCTATAAATGTTAAATGCTCTTGGTTTGATAGTTGCATTGATTATATTTCAGTTGAATGCATCCCATGTTAGATATACCCTCCACCCCTCGTGAACCTCATGTAAGAATTTTCATTTGAAACGGTCGACGGTCCAGTATGTCAGCACAAACAGAGTCGGTGAGGTTGTAAAACCAACGCAAATGAACTTTGAATTATTCGGCACTTGAGAGTTTTGTTGGGCATTAGAGCTTAAAGTTGCCCGCAGCAAAAGAAACTTCAGGGCCTGATATTGTAAACCAACAAATTTGAACGTTTTCAGCCACTTGCCCAAATGCCTTCACCTTATTTAGCGAGGTGCCAAATATACCAGGTGACACCAACTTCAGCTGGGTGTTGTGTTACAAGAACGTCCCCAGGACTGGAATTTCAGAATTTCTTCACCACCAGCCTTTTCTGCTGTCGTACGTTACCCTCAATCCGTATCACTTCACAGTGTTTTAGAGGTATTTTAACGCACATTGGCTATTCGCAATTCCAATTTATTCACGAACATGTTTTCATGGTGAGAATATTAGACTATGCTGGAATAAGGTAATAAAATTATTTGTAGAGAGGGTTGTTAGAGTGCTATCTTTATCATTAACTTTAAGAAAAATTAGGTAGTGTACATAGTTACCGTGGAGCTTTGGCCTGTCCAGTGGAGTTTAGGAATTTGTTACGAAGGTGCATGGTTGGTGGAGGAAGTTAGCGGACAATTCTCGTGCATGTGAATGTTATAGGTGTGAAGTGCAGTTTGTCGAAATGTCTATTTGTTCTCTAATCAATTAACTAATCTGTTTTACCGAAAGATTTTCTCTTGTAGGTAACTAGCTTTCTTAACTAATCAGTTTTGAACTAACATCGTATAACTTTTGATTTCATTGTGTTGTATGGAGTGTGATGCCCTGTTATCATATGCTGATCTACCACCGTCACCACCGTCACTCAcggcatttcacattaagagTTATACTGGTGTGTGCTGTCAATCATGGCGGTTTACAATAACACTTTGAATGTCAATCTGATCACTTATTTGCCAAGATATAGTATCAGGGGACTCTGGATTCAACCAACATTTGATATGTTACAGTTTCTTTCTGCCTTCCCTGCACTAGTTACTATAATCATGCACCATCACCTTTAAGGAACCGCCTCATAATACACTTAAATGCCGACCAATTAATTTGATTTTGTTTATGTGGGGTATGCATTTAACATTAAAAACCCCTTTCATTGTTACCAAGGTGACAGCAGCAACCTGCGAATATCAAACCTAATATTGACctgttttacctgcagacgtCACTGTGACAAAAACGACTCAATTGAACGGTACTTTACCAATGTTGGGCATATTTTATTTTCTCATCCAACTTTCAGGTTTGCATCATGAAAAAACTACTGACTGCTTCTGTGGCGGCTGCCATGATGTGTTACGTCGTGCCGTATTTTGAACCCGAGCGATTATTAAGTAAGTACGAATATGCAGTCCGGCTAGAAGGGATGCTTTCCATCACAGGTTAACCTCCGAGGCAAGCCTTGTACCCACTCCTGTTTTGAGGGAAGTTGTGTTTGCCCAGTTgattaagtgtcttgctcaaggactcaGACATGAAATCGCAGTGATCCTCTGAgtgtcgaacccacaacctcctgagcCTGCCAATGCGACAACTATACCACTGATTTCCCCCGAGAACCGCGACCTTGTTGAAAACACTTTGAGACAAAACTTGGTCAATGAAATCATCATTTCCTAAATTTATCCCAACAGGTAAAGAATTTTTCCAAATGTCATTCTTCGGCAAGTTCGGGATAATGtacatggtgatggtgatggtacgGCAGAAATATTACTTTGCCTGGACTCTAGCAGAGGCTGTCAACTATAACGCCGGGCTGGGATTCAGCGGCTTCGATGAGAAAGGTGACGAGAAGTGGGATCTCATCAAGTCAGTTAGTATATGGAAAGTCGAGGTGAGTCGATTTAGATTGGTGGATCTCTCCATCGTAGTTATTGGTGAAGCTGCATACTCGGCTCTTTGAACAAGAAAGACAGCTAGCCCAGAGATTCTCTGTTTCTGTTGGGCTGGTGGGGGGGGATATTCGGATTTCTGACAATTGTCACTAAGAATTCACTTTCTGATTTCAGATGGGAACAAGTTTCAAACTAATCTTAGACAACTGGAACATCACCACCTTAGTTTGGTTGCGACGCGTCGTCTACGATCGTGCGCCGTTTCAGAAGACGTTTGCGGTGTTTCTCGTGTCGGCGTTCTGGCACGGTTTCTATCCCGGGTATTACTTCATGTTCCTGAGCGCTGCGTTATTCACCGTGGTGGCGAGACAGGTACGATTTATCTTTACTGTTCAATACAGAGCTTGTAATGTTGGAAATATATTCGAACTTGAGATAAAAGAGTGAATTCATGAGATACTTTGGCTTTAAACTTCACAGTCCTCTCATGACAGAAATCACCCCCATTGTATGACCAgttattgaaaatatcattcacTGTCTATTGTAGGTGCGTAGGAATATACGGCCTTACTTCCAGACGACTCCCACAAAAGCATTCATCTATGACTGTGTAACGTGGGCCGCCACACGTATTGGTATCACGTATATAACATGCCCGTTTGTTATACTCGAAATGGAGCCAGCATTAGATCTTTACAAGTAAGTCCTTCATCAGGTGTGACTAGGTTGTGACACGTCTTGTTTAACATAGGTGCTGGTCTAGTGATTCAGGTCCCTTCACCACAGGTCCAGAGGTCTCTGGTTCAACCCTACTGTTTGCGTGAGACTCTGAGCAGGTTGCTTTGTCTGACTTGCCTCACTCTTCCAGAGTGTATAAATGgctaccggtcagaaatgctcactCTACCGAAAGTGAGGTGTTTTGCTCAAGGCTACAATTTTCTAATCTTCATGTGTTCTATTGCAGCTCCATCTTTTGGTGCGTCCACATTGTGGCCTTTGCCATTCTGCTGGTTCTCCCGCATAAACAATCAAGCCGCCAATCAACAAAGAGCACCGAAGGGTCAAAGGTCAACCCAGAGACGAAGACGCAAGAGGTCAACGCTAATGATGgcaatttcatcaaaaatttcatcaaaaaaggTGTATGAGACAGGACAGTTTCCATAGCGATTTTGTGATCCTGCGTAAATTGTTGCATCGAATCATCTTAGGTGTAGAGTTATCATAGACATGGTCAGAAATTGGGGGTCAGAGTTTCTTGCTAACCCACCCTATGGCATTAGTTAGGGTGACATAAAGGTCGGTGTCAGTGCATAGCGATGTAGGAATTACATCGTTAGCACAGGATTCAAGATTGATGAGAGTTTGCCCTTTTTTGACCCCAGATTTTGCTGTGCCCATTGTTATTATGACATATCTCAACCATTCATTGTTTGTCAAATTCCGGTCATGATGTATAGTAAGTGTAAAAAAACATGATtcacttttgaaattgaatagcaTTGAAAGTATCGTTCTGAACCTAATTAAATGGTAGTATCATCTCATTATTAAACTGTGCACTGGGAGTGGGAGCACTTAACATTGACATGTCTCAGCATGAGAATGATGACTTTGATGCTATTCAGTTTTAGAagtttatcatgttttttttacacCTAGTAGTtgctttgattttgatttgacaggTCGGGTGCTCAATTAACCCTCGGTGGGCTAAGATTAATTTCAGTGTGTCCAGCTCACCCAAAACCAACTTCTGAAATTGGGGAGGGGGTAAATGGAGATGGAGGGTGTGGGTTAATGGAGATCTGCACCATACCTGTGAATTGTCGGGTAACTTATTTCTTCCAGGGTGATATCGCCTGTTTATGATGTGCCAGGGTGGTAGAATGCCTCCGAGATCTGGCATCTGGCGGCAAAGTGGGCCTAAGTTGGCAACAACTCTCGACTCCACCGCCATTTGCCTTGATCTGGAAAGCAACTAATTGCTAGTTTATGATGTGAAACGCTGGACCTGTAATGTCATGTGAAGTAGGTGTGTCTGTGTTTGGCTTTAGGCATAGTGCATATCACTGTTGCTTCGTGTCTGTGCCAATGAtgataaaagacagtaggttggcGTTGGGGTGTATTTGAGAATCATTGCATAATTTGAAGGTGCTCCACCTATTTTGAATGGACGGGCTGgacattgaatggtttaaaaggtAGAGGCGCTAAAGGCTGCAGTCAAGACAAGTGTCAATT from Lineus longissimus chromosome 19, tnLinLong1.2, whole genome shotgun sequence harbors:
- the LOC135502848 gene encoding lysophospholipid acyltransferase 1-like isoform X2 — translated: MSTVKHTSGFYAGSRVLEPLGEFTGLPIDQINFITCQFLALSITYPFRVWLHPSNTGTAVRHLFELGLGIAMTAFCFGQQMLHLLAQSTLCFLIMYSLPIEYMHIVTFIAAMSYLAITHIYRQIYDYGGYTLDITGPLMIMTQKLTSLAFSYHDGAVKKLDSLSKDQQQQMIKKLPTTLEFYSYMFYFHGIMCGPLSFFNDYIAFVNGTNFTSPIKDKYAIQENGHCNEPIKRMLVPSVCIMKKLLTASVAAAMMCYVVPYFEPERLLSKEFFQMSFFGKFGIMYMVMVMVRQKYYFAWTLAEAVNYNAGLGFSGFDEKGDEKWDLIKSVSIWKVEMGTSFKLILDNWNITTLVWLRRVVYDRAPFQKTFAVFLVSAFWHGFYPGYYFMFLSAALFTVVARQVRRNIRPYFQTTPTKAFIYDCVTWAATRIGITYITCPFVILEMEPALDLYNSIFWCVHIVAFAILLVLPHKQSSRQSTKSTEGSKVNPETKTQEVNANDGNFIKNFIKKGV
- the LOC135502848 gene encoding lysophospholipid acyltransferase 1-like isoform X1, encoding MSTVKHTSGFYAGSRVLEPLGEFTGLPIDQINFITCQFLALSITYPFRVWLHPSNTGTAVRHLFELGLGIAMTAFCFGQQMLHLLAQSTLCFLIMYSLPIEYMHIVTFIAAMSYLAITHIYRQIYDYGGYTLDITGPLMIMTQKLTSLAFSYHDGAVKKLDSLSKDQQQQMIKKLPTTLEFYSYMFYFHGIMCGPLSFFNDYIAFVNGTNFTSPIKDKYAIQENGHCNEPIKRMLVPSEVEKEERRIIRVCIMKKLLTASVAAAMMCYVVPYFEPERLLSKEFFQMSFFGKFGIMYMVMVMVRQKYYFAWTLAEAVNYNAGLGFSGFDEKGDEKWDLIKSVSIWKVEMGTSFKLILDNWNITTLVWLRRVVYDRAPFQKTFAVFLVSAFWHGFYPGYYFMFLSAALFTVVARQVRRNIRPYFQTTPTKAFIYDCVTWAATRIGITYITCPFVILEMEPALDLYNSIFWCVHIVAFAILLVLPHKQSSRQSTKSTEGSKVNPETKTQEVNANDGNFIKNFIKKGV